The Helianthus annuus cultivar XRQ/B chromosome 16, HanXRQr2.0-SUNRISE, whole genome shotgun sequence genome includes a window with the following:
- the LOC110917240 gene encoding inactive protein RESTRICTED TEV MOVEMENT 2, which translates to MAYNPGRSPFGDKQSSSLVFEEFVPPSAWTEDATCHYLLVDLPGFKKHELKLQVDDRTHIIVSGERQVRENKYKRFEQRLELPKDADIEKITGKLDGEILYISVPKKVEQVHNKIKHAASNEDKADNDKKSDTSDSDDEQKHKHKNSESDTDSDANNKKSDAYESDNKDDKKDQERKKHRTGFDDNWGQESELFLRLAIEKLTKNKTILATAIFAFTLGVFVTQKFQSNGN; encoded by the exons ATGGCATATAACCCTGGAAGATCACCGTTTGGTGACAAGCAAAGTTCTAGTTTGGTTTTCGAAGAGTTCGTGCCCCCTTCGGCATGGACCGAAGACGCAACTTGCCATTACCTTCTTGTTGATCTTCCTG GTTTCAAGAAGCATGAACTAAAGCTTCAAGTCGATGACCGAACTCATATAATAGTTAGTGGAGAAAGGCAAGTGAGAGAGAACAAATACAAGCGATTTGAACAAAGATTAGAGTTGCCAAAAGACGCAGACATAGAAAAGATCACAGGGAAGCTTGATGGCGAGATTCTGTATATTTCAGTCCCGAAGAAAGTAGAACAAGTTCACAACAAAATTAAACATGCAGCATCAAATGAAGATAAAGCCGACAATGACAAAAAATCAGATACATCCGATTCTGATGATGaacaaaaacacaaacacaaaaatTCAGAATCTGATACAGATTCAGATGCTAATAATAAAAAATCAGATGCATATGAAAGTGATAACAAAGACGATAAAAAGGATCAAGAAAGAAAGAAACATAGAACCGGTTTTGATGATAACTGGGGACAAGAGTCTGAGTTATTTCTGAGACTTGCAATCGAGAAACTAACGAAGAATAAAACGATTCTTGCGACTGCAATCTTCGCATTTACATTAGGGGTGTTTGTAACTCAGAAGTTTCAGTCAAATGGCAATTGA
- the LOC110917660 gene encoding protein QUIRKY has product MTPDQQQPPPPSKPVRKLVIEVADARDLLPKDGLGSSSAYVVADFDGQKKRTSTISRSLNPVWNETLEFIVSDPSTMEYEELEIEVFNDKRMSNGSARKNHFLGRVKLYGTQFAKRENAGLIYFQLEKKSVFSWIRGEIGLRIYYYDDFVEINSDQVHENAPPPESIQQPQQQMEERKVDEVRVIENQNPNPNPTEIPIPIPVQVPVHVQSQGQGSIPQDNLPPPPIGGEQDPVEMENHYHTHNHQNPNQHQGIPPPEYPQEMRRMQGRVGVGSERVRVLKQRPGEYSPRVIPRRSTNAELGSERIPAYDLVEPMQYLFVRIVKARGLAHNESPYVRIGNSVRSKPGIPKPGEPSSNPEWHQVFALAYNKPESGNSSTLEISVWDAQSENFLGGVCFDLSDVPVRDPPDSPLAPQWYRLEGGDDPNAAGKVTGDIQLSVWIGTQADDAFPESWSSDAPYVSHTRSKVYQSPKLWYLRVTVMEAQDLEIAPNLPPLTAPDVRVKAQLGFQSVRTRRGVMNNRTSSFYWHEDLVFVAGEPLEDSLILLLEDRTGPDPVLLGHVLIPVAAIEQRIDERHVASRWLPLEGGPGGSYCGRIHLRMCLEGGYHVLDEAAHVCSDFRPTATQLWKPAIGILELGILGARGLLPMKSRGVGKGSTDPYCVAKYGKKWVRTRTVTDSFDPRWNEQYTWQVYDPCTVLTIGVFDNWRMFADMAEEKPDFRIGKVRIRVSTLESNKVYTNSYPLLVLQRTGLKKMGEIELAVRFACPSLLPDTCAVYGQPLLPRMHYLRPLGVAQQEALRGAATKMVAAWLARSEPPLGAEVVRYMLDADSHTWSMRKSKANWFRIVGVLAWAVGLAKWLDNIRRWRNPVTTVLVHLLYLVLVWYPDLIVPTAFLYVCLIGTWYYRFRPKSPAGMDIRLSQAESVDPEDLDEEFDTFPSSRPPELIRARYDRLRMLAARVQTVLGDFATQGERVQALVSWRDPRATKLFIGVCLMITVVLYVVPPKMAAVALGFYFLRHPMFREPMPPASVNFFRRLPSLSDRLM; this is encoded by the coding sequence ATGACACCGGaccaacaacaaccaccaccaccgtcaaaacCCGTCAGAAAACTAGTCATCGAGGTAGCCGACGCACGCGACCTTCTCCCAAAAGACGGATTAGGCAGCTCAAGCGCCTACGTAGTTGCAGATTTCGACGGCCAGAAGAAAAGAACATCCACAATTTCCAGAAGCCTGAATCCAGTATGGAACGAGACTCTAGAATTCATAGTCTCTGATCCGAGTACAATGGAATACGAAGAGCTGGAAATCGAAGTGTTTAATGATAAACGGATGAGTAACGGCAGTGCTAGAAAGAATCATTTTCTTGGGCGAGTGAAGCTGTACGGTACCCAGTTTGCAAAGAGAGAAAATGCGGGTTTGATCTATTTTCAGCTGGAGAAGAAGAGTGTTTTTAGCTGGATTCGTGGCGAGATTGGGTTAAGGATTTATTATTATGATGATTTTGTTGAAATCAACTCCGATCAAGTTCACGAAAATGCTCCACCACCGGAGTCTATCCAACAACCGCAGCAGCAGATGGAGGAGAGGAAGGTGGATGAGGTAAGAGTTATAGAGAATcaaaatccgaatccgaatccaaccgaaattccaattccaattccggTTCAAGTTCCTGTCCATGTTCAAAGTCAAGGTCAGGGTTCTATTCCACAGGATAATTTACCTCCACCACCAATTGGAGGAGAGCAAGATCCAGTAGAGATGGAAAATCATTATCATACTCATAATCATCAGAACCCAAATCAACATCAGGGGATTCCGCCTCCTGAATATCCACAAGAGATGAGGAGAATGCAGGGCAGAGTTGGAGTAGGTAGTGAAAGAGTAAGGGTGTTGAAACAACGCCCTGGAGAGTACTCTCCTAGAGTAATACCGAGAAGGTCTACAAACGCCGAGTTAGGTTCCGAAAGAATCCCGGCCTATGATTTAGTAGAGCCGATGCAATATTTATTTGTTAGAATCGTCAAAGCGAGAGGACTCGCACACAACGAGAGTCCGTATGTAAGAATTGGTAACTCCGTCCGGTCTAAACCGGGGATTCCGAAGCCAGGAGAGCCATCGTCGAATCCAGAATGGCACCAGGTGTTTGCTCTGGCGTACAACAAACCTGAATCTGGGAACTCATCAACATTAGAGATCTCTGTATGGGACGCGCAGTCGGAGAATTTTCTCGGGGGTGTGTGCTTTGATCTTTCGGATGTTCCGGTTCGTGATCCGCCTGACAGTCCGCTAGCTCCGCAGTGGTACCGTCTCGAAGGGGGAGATGATCCTAATGCAGCTGGAAAAGTTACTGGAGATATACAGCTTTCTGTTTGGATCGGAACTCAGGCGGATGATGCGTTTCCAGAGTCGTGGAGCTCGGATGCGCCTTATGTTTCGCATACCCGATCAAAGGTTTATCAATCGCCGAAATTGTGGTATCTTAGAGTTACAGTAATGGAAGCTCAAGACCTTGAAATTGCCCCAAATCTTCCGCCATTGACGGCACCCGATGTTAGAGTTAAAGCTCAGTTAGGGTTTCAGTCGGTACGGACAAGGAGAGGAGTGATGAATAACCGGACGTCCTCGTTTTACTGGCATGAGGATCTGGTGTTTGTCGCGGGTGAGCCGCTGGAAGACAGTTTGATCTTACTGTTAGAGGACCGAACGGGGCCGGATCCGGTGCTGCTCGGGCACGTCTTGATCCCTGTGGCCGCGATTGAGCAGCGAATAGATGAACGCCACGTGGCGTCGAGGTGGTTGCCGTTAGAGGGTGGTCCTGGGGGGTCTTATTGTGGTAGAATTCATTTGAGAATGTGTTTAGAGGGTGGGTATCATGTGCTGGATGAGGCAGCGCACGTGTGTAGTGATTTCCGACCGACTGCGACGCAGTTGTGGAAGCCGGCGATTGGGATTTTGGAGCTTGGAATACTCGGTGCTCGTGGGCTGCTTCCGATGAAGTCGCGTGGTGTGGGTAAAGGCTCCACCGATCCTTATTGTGTTGCGAAGTATGGAAAGAAATGGGTGCGAACGCGGACCGTTACCGACAGTTTTGATCCACGGTGGAACGAGCAATACACGTGGCAGGTCTATGACCCGTGCACGGTCCTAACCATTGGCGTGTTTGACAACTGGCGTATGTTTGCTGACATGGCGGAAGAAAAACCCGACTTCCGGATAGGAAAAGTCCGAATACGAGTATCTACATTAGAGAGTAACAAGGTATACACAAATTCATACCCATTATTAGTTTTACAACGAACCGGGTTGAAAAAAATGGGAGAAATCGAGTTGGCGGTTCGGTTTGCCTGCCCGTCATTGTTGCCTGACACATGTGCGGTTTACGGTCAGCCTTTGCTTCCACGAATGCACTATTTGCGCCCACTTGGAGTGGCGCAACAAGAGGCATTGCGTGGGGCCGCCACCAAAATGGTGGCGGCTTGGCTAGCAAGGTCCGAGCCACCACTAGGTGCAGAAGTGGTTCGGTACATGTTAGATGCGGATTCGCATACATGGAGCATGAGAAAAAGTAAAGCAAACTGGTTCCGGATTGTGGGTGTACTCGCGTGGGCAGTTGGGCTCGCTAAATGGTTAGACAACATTAGGAGGTGGAGGAACCCGGTAACTACGGTTCTAGTCCATTTGCTATATTTGGTTCTTGTTTGGTACCCCGATTTGATCGTCCCAACCGCATTTTTATACGTGTGTTTGATCGGAACATGGTATTATAGATTCAGACCAAAATCACCAGCGGGTATGGACATCCGTTTATCTCAAGCAGAATCGGTTGACCCAGAGGATTTGGACGAGGAATTCGACACGTTTCCAAGTTCAAGACCGCCCGAGCTGATCCGAGCCCGATACGACAGGTTAAGAATGTTGGCTGCTCGGGTCCAAACCGTGTTGGGTGACTTTGCAACACAAGGGGAGAGGGTCCAAGCCTTGGTGAGCTGGAGAGACCCAAGAGCTACTAAACTATTCATTGGGGTGTGTCTTATGATCACGGTTGTGCTATACGTGGTGCCGCCCAAGATGGCTGCGGTGGCTCTCGGTTTTTACTTCTTGCGCCACCCAATGTTCAGGGAACCGATGCCGCCGGCTAGCGTGAATTTCTTTAGAAGGCTTCCAAGTTTATCTGATAGGCTAATGTAG